AGGTACCttgctggccctgcagcctggTCTTGGTGCTGACTGAAGTGAGGGGGAACAGGGAGTGGAACTGGGGCAACAAGCACAGCTGCAGGCCATGCTGCCATGTCCCTGAAGCCTGGGCTGGTGGCCCTTGGTCACAGCTGCACCCTATCTCTGCACCCCACATTCCACAGCCTCAGATTCCACAGCCCAAATTCCACAGCCCAAATTCCACAGCCCAAATTCCACAGCCCCAAAttccacaccccaaattccacaccccacatcccacaccccacatcccacagccctcagctgagctgctgcctgacCCCCAAGGAGCAGACAGTGGGTTTGCTGCAAACCCCAGCCCAGTAACTCCTGGTGATGTGAattgcagctgctgttttctgtgggaCTGCCCTGCCAGGATGGTCACTGTGGACAGAGGGACTCATGGAGGTCAGTGATGTTGTGGCACAGGCACCTCCTGCAAGGGAGTGCTGGCTGGATAAATCTGAGGCTCCTTCTGCTTTTACACCTTGACCCAAAGAAAAGCAGGTTGTATAGTCTTCCCTGGGAAGCTCTGTCAGTCAATATTCTAATTgagaattttctctttcaggagCTGCCAAGTGTATTTCCAGCAGGACTAAAAACCCTCTGGTAAGAGAGATTTCCTGAActgtgtctgtgcagaattGTCATCTGAACCTTGTGCTACCTGTGCTCCCTTTCCAAACAGCAAAGGCTCCTGCACTTCTGTCCTGCCTTTGCCTTTTGGGCTGGAGAGAAGCACTGGCAAGGCAGGGAAAGCACGTGAAGTCTCTTCACTGAGCTGAGGTGCTTCACAGAGGGAATGCTTTGGCAAGATCTGCttctctgcccctgcaggaaTTCACACACTTGGATTGAAACCCAGAAGCTGCAGAATCTGCTGCAAGAGGTCACTCAGCTGAGGGCAGAGATCAGTAGTTTGAAGGTGACCCTGCCCTTTTGGGGAAAGAGAACCCCCAGGAAATCCCTCCCTGGTGTTGTTGGTGGGTCAGGATGCTGATGCTGTTGCTCAgtggccctggcaggagctcggggtgccccagctctgtgggcacagctggccctgcatggctggcactgagctctgcccatGGGGGCTGGCAGCGTGCTCAGCTGTCCTTTCCTGATCTGGTCCTGTCCTGTTTGCTCATGGCTTTCCCAGGAATTCACCCAGATGGCTCTGGAATCCTGTGTCAAGACCGACTGGGCCCTTAAGAGCTCTGGTaaggacaggagcagcctggtctccctgccttgtgctggcCTGTGTCCTGCCACCCCTCCAGGATGGCTGGGGCTCCTGTGGGGATGGCACAGAAATCACAGATGGAGGGGCTCTCTTTCTCTCCACTGCATCTGGAGGAGGAATGGCTGCCTTGTCCTTTGCTTCCCCCCAGCTCTCCTAGCCCTGTGGGACAGGCAGTcaccaggctgcaggacagctgGACATGGCCAGTGGCACCAGAGGTGGTGTCTGAGCACCAggccctgccaggctgctgctgcttgcagccACTTCTCTGCCTTCCTTACAGGAGCCACCATTGACACACAAAGAACTTCCCAGACCTACGACTGCAAGgacagctgtgtctgcaggttTTTACGTTTCTTCTGGCCTGCCAGCCCTCCTGATACTATTCTGCAGGTATCTTAGCAGAAATCATCAGTTTTCTCCCCTCCTGGTAATTTGGAAACCGTTCTCAGGGGCTGTCCCCTCAGCCCAGTGGTAGTGGTCAAGCCCACAGTGTAGACTGGGTTCCTGAAACCAAAGCTGGaacacagggctgggcttgCTGAGCAaccactttcttttctttctgcctggTGGCCTTGTCTCCACTGTCAACCCTAAGAGCTACTTTTCAgtgtgggaggcaggaggggggATGCCCTACAGAGTCCCTGGGCAGAGATGTTTCTGCTTGTCCCTGACCAGGATGGTTTCATAACCACCATTCTCTGTTCTGCCATGCTGAGCCCACTTTGGCAGGCAGGGAAGTCTTTCTGCTGCTGTCCATTTCTCATTTCACATGCccagtgttttccagctgaaatagAGCCCACAGACATCAGCCCAACACTTCAACTCCATGTGCTGTCCCACGTGTCACTGCTCTTGTGCTCTGTTGCAGCCAAATGttttcccagggagctgctggccttTCAAAGGGCATCAGGGGCAGGTTGTCATCAGGCTGCCAGCACGAGTCTACCTGACTGCCATCACCCTGCAGCACATCACCCAGGAGGCCTCTCCAAGTGGGACCGTCATCAGTGCCCCCAAAGACATTGCAGTCTTTGTGAGTCTGCTGGGCCCTGATGGGGGGATGTGGCCCTagggggagcccagggcagggtccTGCTTGCTTTGTGCATGCTCTGAGCTTTGTGCCTGCACTGTCCTGAGCTCAGAGTGACACTCGGGGGCTCGACAGGTCCATCCTTCCTAAGCCTCATTCTGGCCAAGCACCTAAGGGCTCTTGACCAGAACACAAAGCAGAGACAGACTGACTCTGACTGATGCCAGACTGACCCTGCCCAGTGCCAGACTAACCCTGACCAGTGCCAGGCTAACCCTGACTGATGCCAGACTGACCCTGACCAGTGCCAGACTGACCCTGACCAGTGCCAGACTGACCCTGACTGATGCCAGACTGACCCTGACTGATGCCAGACTGACCCTGACCAGTGCCAGACTGACCCTGACTGATGCCAGACTGACCCTGACCAGTGCCAGACTGACCCTGACTGATGCCAGACTGACCCTGACCAATGCCAGGCTAACCCTGACTGATGCCAGACTGACCCTGACCAGTGCCAGACTGACCCTGACTGATGCCAAACTAACCCTGACTGATGCCAGACTGACCCTGACCAATGCCAGGCTAACCCTGACTGATGCCAGACTGACCCTGCCCAGTGCCAGACTGACCCTGCCCAGTGCCAGACTGACCCTGACTGATGCCAGACTGACCCTGACCAGTGCCAGACTGGTgccagagccctggcacaggctgggtaCATAAGAGAGCTGATCCTCCCTCTTTGTTGGGATGAGCCCAACTTGCTCTCCTTGTGCTTTGCTCCAAGGGACTGGATGCAGTCAGAGAAGAGGAAACTCTCCTGGGGATGTTCACCTACAATGTGGAAAAAGACCCCATTCAgacttttcctctgaaggtAGGCTCCACACAAGGGGGCAGATGCCAGGGAGCAAAAGGGGTTTGCATGAAATCCATGGCAGGGCAGGTGTGGATGTTtcctccctgggcagagggTCCTGGATTGCTGCTGAGAGAGAcctggtggggctggcagggctgagcagtggTTGTGTAGCCAAAGGACAGGGCCAGGCCTGTCATCTCACAGCTCCTGAGAGATCTCTGGCTGCCTTCAGGAAAGCCAGATGCACCTGCAGCCAcaccacccaaaaaaccacGGAGAAACAGGGACAAAAACCACCAGgcatcactgctgctccagtctgtgccctgctgacaagcagtgtcaccccagcacagcatggGTGACATTGCTCCCAGTCTGTcaggaggaaggcaggcagAGGGGATGGCAGGGACTCAGTGGGGTGACACAGCAATGGGTGACACACCGTGGGTGACACACCATGGGTgacacagcagccccagggctggcaggggatTTCATGGATGGTTCATTGCTGCTTTTAATgcctcccttttcccccttcacAGAACatgctgctccccagagcctttTCACATGTCAAACTTCTTGTGAAGAGCAACTGGGGGAACCCATGGTACACCTGCATTTACCGAGTGAAGGTTCATGGGAAGATGGAAAACCAGAAAGACTCAACCAAGGGCCCAGataaataaagaagaaatcacaaaagaagaagaaagggcaaggggaagaagggaaatggggggaaaatgtgGCAGCACAATGTTGATTTTAGACGATGCATGTGGGACTGTCAGGTGAGTTTTAGGTAAGATATGAGgaattatagaatcatttaATCCCCTCTGttgaaagggacccacagggatcatcaaatccagctcctggccctgcacagcacagccccaacaAGCACACCCTGTCTGACAGCTGGGTCAGTGCCATGGCCAGCTCTGTGGGAGTGCCCAAGAACCATCTGGGTAAAGAACCTTCTGGGTGAAAAATCTTGTGggtgaatcacagaatctgcAGGGTTGtaagggacccacaaggatcactgggtcctcctggccctgcacaggaccagcCAACAACCACTCCCTGTGTCTGGCAGCTGCCTTGGTGCTGCAGCCAGTTCactggggagcctgttccagtacCTGGCCACGTTCTGGGTTCTGGTTCTTCACCCAGAAGGACAAGGCTCTTGACCCAAAGGTTCCTCACCTGCTTCTTCTGGACAGTTACAGGCTCTTCAGGAGGGGTAGGCAGGACAGAAGAGGTGTAGGGGTCCCTTCCATGTCAGAGGTTccatggttctatgattctgtgattccatgattctgtgattctatgattctatgattccatgagtccttgattccatgattctatgattccatgaatttatgattctatgattgcatgattctgtgattctatgattctgtgattctatgattctgtgattctatgattccatgaatttatgattctatgattgcatgattctatgattctgtgattctatgattccatgattccatgattgcatgattccatgattctgtgattctatgattctgtgattctatgattccatgaatttatgattctgtgactctgtgattccgtgattccatgattccatgattctatgattccatgattctatgaccAATTGTTTCCAGCCCATC
The sequence above is a segment of the Oenanthe melanoleuca isolate GR-GAL-2019-014 chromosome 26, OMel1.0, whole genome shotgun sequence genome. Coding sequences within it:
- the LOC130263659 gene encoding sperm-associated antigen 4 protein-like; its protein translation is MEGWGGGRLTRKAFANLPKQLSSCPVSGAKMVLLKKSFKVLLLSVALAAVFCGTALPGWSLWTEGLMEELPSVFPAGLKTLWNSHTWIETQKLQNLLQEVTQLRAEISSLKEFTQMALESCVKTDWALKSSGATIDTQRTSQTYDCKDSCVCRFLRFFWPASPPDTILQPNVFPGSCWPFKGHQGQVVIRLPARVYLTAITLQHITQEASPSGTVISAPKDIAVFGLDAVREEETLLGMFTYNVEKDPIQTFPLKNMLLPRAFSHVKLLVKSNWGNPWYTCIYRVKVHGKMENQKDSTKGPDK